A region of Streptomyces sp. NBC_01264 DNA encodes the following proteins:
- the treY gene encoding malto-oligosyltrehalose synthase, whose product MSLPPRTGRPSPEFNRPEPDGPPAVTPASTYRLQLHPEFTFGHVRAAVPYLASLGASHLHLSPVLEAVPGSSHGYDVTDHTRVRVELGGEDGLRALAAEARAHGLALVLDIVPNHMALPAPLRLNRPLWEVAREGPGSPYARWFDIDWEAGGGQLLLPVLAEPLDPGEIETAIEADGRGERAVLRIGELEFPLREGTAHLEPAALLAAQWYRPACWREARTGLNYRRFFTISELIGVRVEDPEVFGVTHAKVLELVRDGVVEGLRIDHVDGLADPEGYLRRLRDAVGRDCWVVVEKILAREERLAPAWPVAGTTGYDALYRVDGVLTDPAGAARLDARFREETGQPRWERTAAAAAREVLTGDLAAELATLERLAGPEHASAVRELLIAYPVYRPYPGDPHPAPEALERAAAEAGAAPVGGVRELLLRDPAFAARFAQTSAALRAKSLEDRAFYRYAPLLSATEVGGDPGAPAVTVAEFHAYCAERARWWPRSGTVLTTHDTKRSADVRARISALSQDPQAVPAPAGADPQLAWVAWQTAFGLGADGAAAERSDRLAQALLKAVREAALHTTWTEQDPAYEATVPEHLPKSAPEPAGALAAAARANLLGAALLHLAVPGVPEVYQGSETEYRALVDPDNRRPAVFPREALARLDAGAAPAGTAEEKLALTAALLRLRRSEPELFAGYEALPARGPAAEHCVAFARSAGLVAVVTRLSHGLAGAGGWRDTALPLPPGRWRPLPLLGAAPAVSYTGELPLAELLGDASPVAVLLREAPDRT is encoded by the coding sequence ATGAGCCTGCCCCCGCGCACCGGTCGCCCGAGTCCCGAGTTCAACCGGCCCGAACCCGATGGACCACCGGCCGTCACCCCGGCGTCGACCTACCGTCTCCAGCTGCACCCCGAGTTCACCTTCGGGCACGTGCGGGCCGCCGTGCCGTACCTCGCCTCGCTCGGAGCGTCGCACCTGCACCTGTCCCCCGTACTGGAGGCGGTGCCCGGTTCGTCCCACGGGTACGACGTCACCGACCACACCCGGGTCCGGGTGGAGCTGGGCGGGGAGGACGGGCTGCGGGCCCTGGCCGCCGAGGCCCGTGCGCACGGTCTCGCACTGGTGCTCGACATCGTGCCGAACCACATGGCGCTGCCCGCGCCGCTCCGCCTCAACCGGCCCCTGTGGGAGGTGGCCCGGGAGGGGCCCGGCTCGCCGTACGCGCGCTGGTTCGACATCGACTGGGAGGCGGGCGGGGGGCAGCTGCTGCTGCCCGTGCTCGCGGAGCCGCTGGATCCCGGCGAAATCGAGACCGCGATCGAGGCCGACGGGCGGGGCGAGCGGGCCGTGCTGCGGATCGGGGAGCTGGAGTTCCCGCTCCGGGAGGGCACGGCCCATCTGGAGCCGGCGGCGCTGCTCGCCGCCCAGTGGTACCGGCCGGCGTGCTGGCGCGAGGCCCGGACCGGCCTCAACTACCGCCGTTTCTTCACCATTTCGGAGCTGATCGGGGTGCGCGTCGAGGACCCCGAGGTCTTCGGCGTCACCCACGCCAAGGTGCTGGAGCTGGTCCGGGACGGGGTCGTCGAGGGGCTGCGGATCGACCACGTGGACGGCCTGGCGGACCCCGAGGGCTACCTGCGGCGACTGCGGGACGCCGTCGGCCGGGACTGCTGGGTAGTGGTCGAGAAGATCCTGGCCCGCGAGGAACGGCTGGCTCCCGCCTGGCCGGTGGCCGGGACCACCGGGTACGACGCGCTGTACCGGGTGGACGGGGTACTGACCGACCCGGCCGGCGCCGCCCGGCTCGACGCCCGGTTCCGCGAGGAGACCGGGCAGCCCCGGTGGGAGCGGACCGCCGCGGCGGCCGCCCGGGAGGTCCTGACCGGGGACCTGGCCGCCGAGCTCGCCACCCTGGAGCGACTGGCCGGTCCGGAACATGCCAGTGCCGTCCGCGAGTTGCTCATCGCCTACCCCGTCTACCGGCCCTACCCGGGCGATCCGCACCCCGCGCCCGAGGCCCTGGAGCGGGCCGCCGCCGAGGCCGGTGCGGCCCCGGTGGGGGGCGTACGCGAACTCCTGCTGCGGGACCCGGCCTTCGCGGCCCGCTTCGCCCAGACCTCGGCGGCCCTGCGCGCCAAGTCCCTGGAGGACAGGGCGTTCTACCGGTACGCCCCGCTGCTGTCGGCCACGGAGGTGGGCGGGGATCCGGGGGCTCCGGCGGTCACGGTGGCGGAGTTCCACGCGTACTGCGCCGAGCGGGCGCGATGGTGGCCCCGCTCCGGGACGGTGCTGACCACGCACGACACGAAGCGCAGCGCGGACGTCCGGGCGCGGATCTCGGCGCTCTCGCAGGATCCGCAGGCCGTACCGGCGCCGGCCGGGGCGGATCCCCAACTCGCCTGGGTGGCCTGGCAGACGGCGTTCGGACTCGGGGCCGACGGCGCCGCCGCGGAGCGCTCCGACCGGCTCGCGCAGGCCCTGCTGAAGGCCGTCCGCGAAGCCGCCCTGCACACCACCTGGACCGAGCAGGACCCCGCGTACGAGGCCACGGTCCCGGAACACCTCCCGAAGTCCGCGCCGGAGCCGGCCGGCGCCCTGGCGGCGGCGGCCCGCGCCAACCTGCTCGGCGCGGCGCTGCTGCACCTGGCCGTGCCCGGGGTTCCGGAGGTCTACCAGGGCTCTGAGACGGAGTACCGGGCCCTGGTCGACCCGGACAACCGGCGGCCCGCCGTCTTCCCCCGGGAGGCCCTGGCCCGACTGGACGCGGGGGCCGCGCCGGCCGGGACGGCCGAGGAGAAGCTCGCCCTCACCGCCGCCCTGCTGCGGCTGCGCCGGAGCGAGCCGGAGCTGTTCGCCGGCTACGAGGCGCTGCCCGCCCGGGGCCCGGCGGCGGAGCACTGCGTGGCCTTCGCCCGCTCGGCCGGCCTGGTGGCGGTGGTCACCCGGCTGTCGCACGGGCTGGCCGGGGCGGGCGGCTGGCGGGACACGGCCCTGCCCCTGCCGCCCGGGCGCTGGCGGCCCCTGCCGCTCCTCGGGGCGGCGCCCGCGGTCTCGTACACGGGTGAGCTTCCGCTCGCGGAGCTCCTCGGCGACGCCTCCCCGGTGGCCGTCCTCCTCCGGGAGGCCCCGGACCGGACGTGA
- a CDS encoding M14 family zinc carboxypeptidase, whose amino-acid sequence MTLIRDMCYPTPHELALAARALADEHPALARLRRIGASRAGEPLWLLSVGPATATETAPNVLVVAGAHANEPVGGATALALARRLIHEATGTGGTEADGAATRAGAGVAPAPALVPAAGTTWHFLLCADPDGAALHRTPRPYSLLDYHRNFFRPPGPEQPEWAPSLLPPDRLPPETLALTRLIDELRPALQVSLHGTDLGGSWVQLTRDIPGLAEPFGKSAAELHIPVETSASDASGWPSPGAGIFVMPEPGTTADGPFHPEDTRLSTWYHAHRHAGTTAIVEVPMWASDLVDDPAPHPDPRAALRVLAGRLTADAARVAALREGAAGGTDPDAAALLRAVDWTLALIPRIAAEWTGPGAPAEATAAYIGSIDAFGRRLSLRAAAMLLRVLRAQGHPAAPAVDRLVTGWCEEFGDRFQARWVPVATQVEHQSRVVLAAYDRLVAAGL is encoded by the coding sequence GTGACCCTCATCCGTGACATGTGCTACCCCACCCCCCACGAACTGGCCCTGGCCGCCCGCGCCCTGGCCGATGAACACCCCGCGCTGGCCCGGCTCCGCCGGATCGGCGCGTCCCGGGCCGGGGAGCCCCTGTGGCTGCTCTCCGTGGGCCCCGCGACGGCGACGGAGACCGCTCCGAACGTGCTGGTCGTCGCCGGCGCCCACGCCAACGAGCCCGTCGGCGGGGCCACCGCCCTCGCGCTGGCCCGCAGGCTCATCCACGAAGCCACGGGTACCGGCGGAACCGAGGCCGACGGTGCGGCAACACGCGCCGGCGCCGGGGTCGCACCCGCACCCGCCCTCGTCCCCGCCGCCGGAACCACCTGGCACTTCCTGCTCTGCGCCGACCCCGACGGCGCGGCCCTGCACCGCACGCCCCGCCCGTACTCGCTGCTCGACTACCACCGGAACTTCTTCCGGCCGCCCGGTCCCGAACAGCCCGAGTGGGCGCCGTCTTTACTGCCCCCGGACCGTCTCCCGCCGGAGACCCTCGCCCTGACCCGGCTCATCGACGAACTCCGGCCCGCCCTCCAGGTCTCCCTGCACGGAACCGATCTCGGCGGCTCCTGGGTGCAGCTGACCCGGGACATACCCGGTCTCGCCGAGCCCTTCGGGAAATCGGCCGCCGAGCTGCACATCCCGGTGGAGACCAGCGCCTCCGACGCCTCGGGCTGGCCCTCGCCGGGGGCGGGGATCTTCGTGATGCCCGAGCCCGGGACCACGGCCGACGGGCCGTTCCACCCCGAGGACACCCGGCTCAGCACCTGGTACCACGCCCACCGCCACGCCGGCACCACCGCGATCGTCGAAGTCCCCATGTGGGCCTCGGACCTGGTGGACGACCCGGCCCCGCACCCCGACCCCCGCGCCGCCCTGCGCGTCCTGGCCGGCCGGCTCACCGCCGACGCCGCGCGGGTGGCGGCCCTGCGGGAGGGCGCGGCCGGCGGTACGGATCCGGACGCCGCGGCCCTGCTGCGCGCCGTGGACTGGACGCTCGCGCTGATCCCCCGGATCGCCGCCGAGTGGACGGGCCCCGGGGCCCCCGCCGAGGCGACGGCGGCGTACATCGGCAGCATCGACGCCTTCGGCCGGAGGCTCTCCCTGCGCGCCGCGGCGATGCTGCTCCGGGTGCTGCGCGCCCAGGGGCACCCGGCGGCGCCGGCCGTGGACCGGCTCGTCACGGGCTGGTGCGAGGAGTTCGGGGACCGCTTCCAGGCCCGCTGGGTCCCGGTCGCCACGCAGGTGGAACACCAGTCCCGGGTCGTCCTGGCCGCCTACGACCGGCTCGTGGCGGCGGGCCTGTAG
- a CDS encoding GNAT family N-acetyltransferase: MEHTSAAPVVRPARPEDLPRLVELMREHMVYERSAPRPAGLGDRLGAQLFAEGARLWVLLAETPRGEVAGYAACSAEFSFWEARHYLHMDCLYLAEEARGHGLGAALMDGVAALARELGLGHVEWQTPDWNEGAIRFYDRLGATGKPKLRYALPVE; encoded by the coding sequence ATGGAACACACGTCTGCCGCCCCCGTCGTCCGGCCCGCGCGCCCCGAGGACCTGCCCCGGCTGGTCGAGCTGATGCGCGAGCACATGGTGTACGAGAGGTCCGCGCCCCGGCCGGCCGGTCTCGGCGACCGGCTCGGCGCGCAGCTGTTCGCCGAGGGGGCCCGGTTGTGGGTGCTGCTGGCCGAGACCCCGCGGGGCGAGGTCGCCGGGTACGCCGCCTGCTCGGCCGAGTTCTCCTTCTGGGAGGCCCGCCACTACCTGCACATGGACTGCCTCTACCTGGCCGAGGAGGCCCGCGGACACGGGCTCGGTGCCGCCCTGATGGACGGGGTGGCCGCACTCGCCCGCGAGCTGGGCCTCGGCCACGTCGAGTGGCAGACGCCCGACTGGAACGAGGGTGCGATCCGCTTCTACGACCGGCTCGGAGCCACCGGCAAGCCGAAGCTCCGGTACGCCCTGCCGGTGGAGTAG
- a CDS encoding DUF1707 and FHA domain-containing protein: MTSSFEFPSFPAPRLSDAERDRALGQLREGAAVGKLSHDTFLRRMELALVARRSEDLAVLTADLEGREAGESPWTRRLFGWVGRVSAVSVGVRRAWAVEKLPTLLLPHPSAGPLRIGRDPGNGLRLSHETVSRAHAELGIRDGVWVVRDLGSTNGTTVNGRRVTGSAVVRDGDQIGFGRMSFRLSGG, from the coding sequence GTGACGTCCAGTTTCGAGTTCCCCTCCTTCCCCGCACCGCGGCTCTCCGATGCCGAGCGTGACCGTGCCCTGGGCCAGCTCAGGGAGGGCGCCGCCGTAGGAAAGCTGTCGCACGACACCTTCCTGCGCCGCATGGAACTCGCCCTCGTGGCCCGTCGCTCCGAGGACCTCGCCGTCCTCACCGCGGACCTGGAGGGCAGGGAGGCCGGGGAGAGCCCGTGGACCCGGCGGCTGTTCGGCTGGGTGGGCCGGGTCTCGGCGGTGTCCGTCGGGGTGCGCCGGGCCTGGGCCGTGGAGAAGCTCCCCACGCTGCTCCTCCCGCACCCGAGCGCCGGACCGCTGCGGATCGGCCGCGACCCGGGCAACGGGCTGCGCCTGAGCCACGAGACGGTCTCGCGGGCCCACGCGGAGCTGGGCATCCGGGACGGGGTCTGGGTGGTGCGCGACCTCGGCTCGACGAACGGGACCACGGTCAACGGGCGCCGGGTGACGGGCTCCGCGGTGGTGCGGGACGGGGACCAGATCGGCTTCGGACGGATGAGCTTCAGGCTGTCGGGCGGCTGA
- the treZ gene encoding malto-oligosyltrehalose trehalohydrolase: MQFEVWAPLTDRVALRLDGAEYAMAHDPERAGWWVVEAPARDGSRYGFQLGGGPQARFPGDDPRDPVHPGQHAEHPGHDAAHPDHVHPVRPDPRGRRLPEGTEGLSAVVDFASLAPGEPAPAPRVSLQDAVLYELHIGTFTPEGTFDAAAARLGHLTALGVTHVELMPVCSFPGRHGWGYDGVAPWAVHEPYGGPAGLVRFVEAAHAAGLGVVLDVVHNHLGPSGNHLPVFGPYFTETHHTPWGAAVNLDAPGSDEVRAYFLGSALAWLRDYRIDGLRLDAVHALADDRALTFLEELSAAVDELAAETGRPLFLIAESDRCDPRTTNPRAAGGLGLHAQWNDDFHHALHCALTGESQAYYADFAEAPLGALAKTMTRAFFHDGTWSSFRGRHHGRAVDRGRTPAHRFLGYTQTHDQIGNRALGDRLAASLSPGLLACAATVALTGPFVPMLFMGEEWGAGTPWQYFTDHPDEELAEAVRAGRRREFAEHGWKAEEIPDPQDPATRDRSCLDWAEPARASHARLLDWYRTLIALRRTHSDLRDPDLAALRIAHDEERRWLTFRRGDVRVVVNLSREPVTVALGRNGVRVLAAWLPVEHPDADGRVHVPAESAVVLGP, encoded by the coding sequence GTGCAGTTCGAGGTGTGGGCACCGCTGACAGACCGGGTCGCACTGCGGCTCGACGGGGCCGAGTACGCCATGGCCCACGATCCGGAGCGCGCCGGCTGGTGGGTCGTGGAGGCGCCGGCGCGGGACGGATCCCGCTACGGGTTCCAGCTGGGCGGGGGCCCTCAGGCACGTTTCCCCGGGGACGATCCGCGCGACCCGGTACACCCCGGGCAGCACGCGGAGCACCCCGGGCACGACGCCGCGCATCCCGACCACGTGCACCCCGTACGGCCCGATCCGCGCGGGCGGCGGCTGCCGGAGGGCACCGAGGGGCTCTCCGCCGTGGTCGACTTCGCCTCCCTCGCCCCCGGAGAACCGGCCCCCGCGCCCCGGGTGTCGCTCCAGGACGCCGTCCTGTACGAGCTGCACATCGGCACCTTCACCCCCGAGGGCACCTTCGACGCGGCCGCCGCCCGCCTCGGCCACCTCACCGCGCTCGGCGTCACCCACGTCGAGCTGATGCCGGTCTGCTCCTTCCCCGGGCGGCACGGCTGGGGGTACGACGGAGTCGCGCCCTGGGCGGTGCACGAGCCGTACGGGGGCCCGGCCGGGCTGGTCCGGTTCGTGGAGGCCGCGCACGCCGCCGGGCTCGGCGTGGTGCTCGACGTGGTCCACAACCACCTCGGCCCCTCCGGCAACCACCTCCCCGTCTTCGGCCCGTACTTCACCGAGACCCACCACACGCCCTGGGGCGCGGCGGTGAACCTGGACGCGCCCGGCTCCGACGAGGTGCGCGCGTACTTCCTGGGCAGCGCCCTGGCCTGGCTGCGCGACTACCGGATCGACGGGCTGCGGCTGGACGCGGTGCACGCGCTCGCCGACGACCGGGCGCTGACCTTCCTGGAGGAACTGTCCGCGGCGGTGGACGAGCTGGCCGCCGAGACGGGCCGGCCGCTGTTCCTGATCGCGGAGTCCGACCGCTGCGATCCGCGCACCACGAACCCGCGCGCCGCCGGGGGCCTGGGCCTGCACGCGCAGTGGAACGACGACTTCCACCACGCCCTGCACTGTGCGCTGACCGGTGAATCCCAGGCGTACTACGCGGACTTCGCCGAGGCCCCGCTCGGGGCCCTCGCCAAGACCATGACGCGGGCCTTCTTCCACGACGGGACCTGGTCCTCCTTCCGGGGCCGCCACCACGGCCGCGCGGTGGACCGCGGCCGCACCCCGGCGCACCGCTTCCTCGGCTACACCCAGACCCACGACCAGATCGGCAACCGGGCGCTGGGCGACCGGCTCGCGGCCTCCCTGTCCCCCGGGCTGCTGGCGTGCGCGGCGACGGTGGCGCTGACCGGGCCGTTCGTGCCGATGCTGTTCATGGGCGAGGAGTGGGGCGCCGGCACTCCGTGGCAGTACTTCACCGACCATCCCGACGAGGAGCTCGCCGAGGCCGTACGGGCGGGCCGGCGGCGGGAGTTCGCGGAGCACGGCTGGAAGGCGGAGGAGATCCCCGACCCCCAGGACCCGGCCACCCGGGACCGCTCCTGCCTCGACTGGGCGGAACCGGCCCGCGCGTCCCACGCCCGCCTCCTGGACTGGTACCGCACCCTGATCGCGCTCCGCCGCACCCACTCCGACCTGCGCGATCCCGATCTGGCGGCGCTGCGGATCGCCCATGACGAGGAGCGCCGCTGGCTGACCTTCCGCCGGGGTGACGTCCGCGTGGTGGTGAACCTCTCCCGGGAGCCGGTCACCGTCGCGCTCGGCCGCAACGGGGTCCGGGTGCTGGCCGCCTGGCTCCCCGTCGAGCATCCGGACGCCGACGGGCGGGTCCACGTACCGGCCGAGTCGGCGGTGGTGCTGGGCCCTTAG
- a CDS encoding class I SAM-dependent methyltransferase has product MKIESDRASSGDGGQTAKYDRIGVGYREVRRPDPRLAALIAGGLGDARTVVNVGAGAGSYEPDDREVTAVDPSQVMLDQHPGIRKIKGVAGELPFEDKEFDAAMAVLTVHHWPDPARGLAELRRVSRRQAVFTWDPDHRPELWLIEEYLPEVREFDRARFTPLSEVTEALDAHTVLPFPIPHDFTDGFRAAYWRRPESYLDPVVRASMSTLATLPPSLLEPAVARLREDLRSGAWQRRHAGLLERESTDYGYRLVLAGD; this is encoded by the coding sequence ATGAAGATCGAATCCGACAGGGCATCCTCAGGTGATGGTGGGCAGACGGCCAAGTACGACCGGATCGGGGTGGGTTACCGGGAGGTCCGGCGGCCCGATCCCCGGCTGGCCGCGCTGATCGCGGGCGGCCTGGGGGACGCCCGTACCGTGGTCAACGTCGGCGCGGGCGCCGGGTCGTACGAGCCCGACGACCGCGAGGTGACGGCGGTGGATCCCTCCCAGGTCATGCTCGACCAGCATCCCGGCATCCGGAAGATCAAGGGGGTGGCGGGGGAACTCCCCTTCGAGGACAAGGAGTTCGACGCGGCCATGGCCGTACTGACCGTCCACCACTGGCCGGACCCCGCCCGCGGGCTCGCTGAGCTGCGCCGGGTCTCGCGGCGCCAGGCCGTCTTCACCTGGGACCCGGACCACCGGCCGGAGCTGTGGCTCATCGAGGAATACCTGCCGGAGGTGCGGGAGTTCGACCGGGCTCGCTTCACCCCGCTGTCCGAGGTGACCGAAGCGCTGGACGCGCACACCGTACTGCCCTTCCCCATCCCGCACGATTTCACCGACGGATTCCGGGCCGCCTACTGGCGCCGTCCCGAGTCCTACCTCGATCCCGTCGTACGGGCCTCCATGTCCACCTTGGCGACCCTGCCGCCCTCGCTCCTGGAACCGGCGGTGGCCCGGCTCCGCGAAGACCTCCGCTCGGGGGCCTGGCAGCGGCGCCACGCCGGCCTGCTAGAGCGGGAGAGCACGGACTACGGCTACCGCCTGGTCCTCGCCGGGGACTGA
- a CDS encoding aminopeptidase P family protein, which produces MDHDFDPFTAADYAARMAAAAQAAADAGLAGLLVAPGPDLAHLTGYRPVDTERMTLLVLAAGQDPVLVVPALEAPDAAKSPGGDALTLRDWADGKNPYAVTSPLLDVTGRFGVSDNAWALHLLGLHRELPTTSYVSLSDALPMLRAVKDERELARLAAAGEAADAAYEQILHVPFAGRRESDVAADLDALLRVHGHSQVDFTVVGSGPNGANPHHEAGDRVIQHGDMVVLDFGGLKHGYGSDISRTVHVGAPTEEEQRVHDIVREAQLAGVAAARPGAACQDVDRAARAVITEFGYGEQFIHRTGHGIGVTTHEPPYMVEGEEQPLVPGMCFSVEPGIYLPGRFGVRIEDIITVTADGCRSFNSASRELALVE; this is translated from the coding sequence ATGGACCACGACTTCGATCCCTTCACGGCCGCCGACTACGCCGCCCGGATGGCCGCCGCCGCTCAGGCCGCCGCCGACGCGGGGCTGGCAGGCCTGCTGGTCGCCCCCGGGCCCGACCTGGCCCACCTCACCGGGTACCGGCCCGTCGACACCGAGCGGATGACCCTGCTCGTCCTCGCCGCCGGGCAGGACCCCGTCCTCGTCGTGCCCGCGCTGGAGGCACCCGACGCGGCGAAGTCCCCCGGCGGGGACGCGCTGACCCTGCGGGACTGGGCCGACGGGAAGAACCCGTACGCCGTCACCTCGCCGCTGCTGGACGTGACCGGCCGCTTCGGGGTCAGCGACAACGCCTGGGCGCTGCACCTGCTGGGACTGCATCGGGAGTTGCCGACCACCTCGTACGTCTCGCTGAGCGATGCGCTGCCGATGCTGCGCGCGGTCAAGGACGAGCGCGAGCTGGCCCGGCTCGCGGCGGCCGGCGAGGCGGCGGACGCCGCGTACGAGCAGATCCTCCACGTCCCCTTCGCAGGGCGCCGGGAGAGCGACGTCGCCGCCGACCTGGACGCGCTGCTGCGCGTGCACGGCCACTCCCAGGTGGACTTCACCGTCGTCGGCTCCGGCCCGAACGGCGCCAACCCGCACCACGAAGCCGGCGACCGGGTCATCCAGCACGGGGACATGGTGGTCCTCGACTTCGGCGGCCTCAAGCACGGCTACGGCTCCGACATCTCCCGCACCGTCCACGTCGGCGCGCCCACGGAGGAGGAGCAGCGCGTCCACGACATCGTCCGCGAGGCCCAGTTGGCGGGCGTGGCGGCGGCCCGGCCGGGGGCCGCCTGCCAGGACGTGGACCGGGCGGCGCGCGCGGTGATCACCGAGTTCGGCTACGGCGAGCAGTTCATCCACCGCACGGGCCACGGCATCGGAGTCACCACGCACGAGCCGCCGTACATGGTGGAGGGGGAGGAGCAGCCCCTCGTCCCCGGGATGTGCTTCTCCGTGGAGCCGGGGATCTACCTCCCGGGGCGGTTCGGGGTCCGGATCGAGGACATCATCACGGTCACCGCGGACGGCTGCCGCAGCTTCAACAGCGCCTCCCGGGAGCTGGCCCTCGTGGAGTAG
- a CDS encoding alpha/beta hydrolase, which yields MKWDIGGAPALFLAALVAAAVFGAAVWLWPRLAGRGVRPVLGRAGIQLAITLTAGSALLLAVNSSYGFYGSWHDLLSLRREDPVPAGADASGPGAGAVLVRGTRSWRHAGSEDPAVIGRIEAVTVRGARSGLSGQGYVYLPPQYVHASAGRRAEFPVVLALSGFPSTPGVLIDRLRYPQLALDAVRAGRMRPAVLVLMTPTVAPPRDTQCVDVPGGPQAQTFFARDLRAAVSSHYGLALDARGWGVMGNSVGGYCALKLALRTPDAYRAAAALSAPYAAVRDADTGDLFGGDAGRGQREDLLWRLRNLPQPPVSLLVASSRRGEHQYPATLEFIDAVRAPARAFSIILASGGHNYETWAREVPSALEWLVGRLSPH from the coding sequence ATGAAATGGGACATCGGGGGTGCCCCGGCGCTGTTCCTGGCCGCTCTCGTGGCGGCGGCGGTGTTCGGGGCCGCGGTGTGGCTGTGGCCCCGGCTCGCGGGGCGCGGGGTGCGGCCGGTGCTGGGGCGGGCGGGGATCCAGCTCGCGATCACCCTGACGGCCGGGTCGGCGCTGCTGCTCGCGGTGAATTCCTCGTACGGCTTCTACGGCTCCTGGCACGACCTGCTGTCCCTGCGCCGCGAGGACCCGGTGCCGGCGGGCGCGGACGCCTCGGGGCCGGGCGCGGGGGCGGTGCTGGTGCGGGGAACCCGCTCGTGGCGGCACGCCGGCTCCGAGGACCCCGCGGTGATCGGCCGGATCGAGGCGGTGACCGTGCGCGGGGCCCGCAGCGGGCTGTCGGGGCAGGGGTACGTGTACCTGCCGCCGCAGTACGTGCACGCGTCGGCCGGGCGGCGGGCGGAGTTCCCGGTGGTGCTGGCGCTGAGCGGGTTCCCGAGCACGCCGGGGGTGCTGATCGACCGGCTGCGGTATCCGCAGCTCGCGCTGGACGCGGTGCGGGCGGGCCGGATGCGGCCGGCGGTGCTGGTCCTGATGACCCCGACGGTGGCGCCGCCCCGGGACACGCAGTGCGTGGACGTGCCGGGCGGGCCGCAGGCGCAGACCTTCTTCGCGCGGGACCTGCGGGCGGCGGTCTCCTCGCACTACGGCCTCGCCCTGGATGCCCGGGGGTGGGGGGTGATGGGCAATTCGGTGGGCGGCTACTGCGCGCTGAAGCTGGCCCTGCGCACGCCGGACGCCTACCGGGCGGCGGCCGCGCTGTCGGCCCCGTACGCGGCCGTGCGGGACGCCGACACCGGCGATCTCTTCGGTGGCGACGCGGGCCGCGGGCAGCGGGAGGACCTGCTGTGGCGGCTGCGGAACCTGCCGCAGCCGCCGGTGTCCCTGCTCGTGGCGAGCAGCCGCAGGGGCGAGCACCAGTACCCGGCGACGCTCGAGTTCATCGACGCGGTACGGGCGCCCGCGCGGGCGTTCTCGATCATCCTGGCGAGCGGCGGCCACAACTACGAGACCTGGGCGCGCGAGGTGCCGTCGGCCCTGGAGTGGCTGGTGGGACGGCTGAGCCCGCACTGA
- a CDS encoding alpha/beta fold hydrolase encodes MAIAHRRTGTGPVRVIVLHDWFGTSANWGSVLDHLDPRKFSYAFLDYRGYGDRRDVPGRYTLPEIADDVLALADELGWDTFSLLGHSMGGKAMQQVLVRAPERVEKLIGINPVPAGPYEMDDATHDLFYGAAADAGNRRAILDMVTGRRASPYWLERMVQHSLDVSLQEAFAAYLASWQPLDLSAAVKGSAVPVLVLVGAYDLAITADFMRATWQVSYPNCRVQPLPGAGHYPPHETPVAFATEVEAFLRG; translated from the coding sequence ATGGCCATCGCCCACCGCAGGACCGGCACCGGCCCCGTCCGCGTCATCGTGCTGCACGACTGGTTCGGCACGTCCGCCAACTGGGGTTCCGTACTGGACCACCTGGACCCGCGGAAGTTCTCGTACGCCTTCCTCGACTACCGCGGCTACGGCGACCGCAGGGACGTCCCCGGCCGCTACACGCTCCCGGAGATCGCCGACGACGTGCTCGCGCTCGCCGACGAGCTCGGCTGGGACACCTTCTCCCTCCTCGGCCACTCCATGGGCGGCAAGGCCATGCAGCAGGTCCTCGTGCGCGCCCCCGAGCGGGTCGAGAAGCTGATCGGCATCAATCCGGTCCCCGCCGGTCCCTACGAGATGGACGACGCCACCCACGACCTCTTCTACGGGGCCGCCGCCGACGCGGGCAACCGCCGGGCCATCCTCGACATGGTCACCGGCCGCCGCGCGAGTCCGTACTGGCTGGAGCGGATGGTCCAGCACTCCCTCGACGTGTCCCTGCAGGAGGCCTTCGCCGCGTACCTCGCGAGCTGGCAGCCGCTCGACCTGTCGGCCGCGGTCAAGGGCAGTGCCGTCCCGGTCCTGGTCCTCGTCGGCGCGTACGACCTCGCGATCACCGCGGACTTCATGCGGGCCACCTGGCAGGTCTCGTACCCGAACTGCCGCGTCCAGCCGCTGCCCGGCGCCGGGCACTACCCCCCGCACGAGACCCCGGTGGCCTTCGCCACCGAGGTGGAGGCCTTCCTGCGCGGGTAG